In Streptomyces sp. NBC_01439, the following are encoded in one genomic region:
- the dusB gene encoding tRNA dihydrouridine synthase DusB has translation MRDNGRMTTLPPPLAIGPHTVQPPVVLAPMAGITNAPFRTLCREFSGGKGLFVSEMITTRALVERNEKTMQLIHFDETEKPRSIQLYGVDPVTVGKAVRMIVEEDRADHIDLNFGCPVPKVTRKGGGSALPYKRNLLRAILREAVAGAGDLPVTMKMRKGINDEHLTYLDAGRIAVEEGVTAIALHGRTTAQHYGGTADWEAIARLKEHVPEIPVLGNGDIWCAEDALRMVRETGCDGVVVGRGCLGRPWLFNDLVAAFEGRPEDFHKPTLREVATTMHRHAQLLGEWIGDEARGVIDFRKHVAWYLKGFSVGSEMRKKLGVTSSLAELDAHLSELDLDQAWPESADGPRGRTSGNNRVVLPDGWLKDPYDCAGVSEDAELDTSGG, from the coding sequence ATGCGGGACAATGGGCGGATGACCACGCTCCCCCCGCCCCTCGCGATCGGCCCGCACACCGTGCAGCCCCCGGTGGTGCTCGCACCCATGGCCGGCATCACCAATGCCCCGTTCCGTACCCTCTGCCGGGAGTTCTCGGGCGGCAAGGGGCTGTTCGTGAGCGAGATGATCACGACCCGCGCCCTGGTCGAGCGCAACGAGAAGACCATGCAGTTGATCCACTTCGACGAGACCGAGAAGCCCCGCTCGATTCAGCTGTACGGGGTGGACCCGGTCACGGTCGGCAAGGCGGTCCGCATGATCGTCGAAGAGGACCGCGCCGACCACATCGACCTCAACTTCGGCTGCCCGGTCCCCAAGGTGACCCGCAAGGGCGGCGGCTCGGCCCTCCCGTACAAGCGCAACCTGCTGCGCGCGATCCTGCGCGAGGCCGTCGCCGGCGCCGGCGACCTGCCGGTCACGATGAAGATGCGCAAGGGCATCAACGACGAGCACCTCACCTACCTCGACGCGGGCCGGATCGCCGTCGAGGAGGGCGTCACCGCCATAGCCCTGCACGGCCGGACCACCGCCCAGCACTACGGCGGCACCGCCGACTGGGAGGCCATCGCCCGGCTGAAGGAACACGTACCGGAGATCCCGGTGCTCGGCAACGGCGACATCTGGTGCGCGGAGGACGCGCTGCGCATGGTCCGCGAGACCGGCTGCGACGGCGTGGTCGTGGGGCGCGGCTGCCTGGGGCGGCCGTGGCTGTTTAACGACCTGGTGGCGGCCTTCGAGGGGCGCCCCGAGGACTTCCACAAGCCCACCCTGCGCGAGGTGGCGACCACCATGCACCGCCACGCGCAACTGCTGGGGGAGTGGATCGGCGACGAGGCGCGCGGGGTGATCGACTTCCGTAAGCACGTGGCCTGGTACCTCAAGGGCTTCTCGGTGGGTTCCGAGATGCGCAAGAAGCTCGGGGTCACCTCGTCCCTGGCCGAGCTCGACGCTCATCTGAGCGAGCTCGATCTGGATCAAGCGTGGCCGGAGAGTGCGGACGGGCCTCGCGGTCGGACGTCCGGAAACAACCGAGTTGTCCTGCCGGACGGCTGGCTGAAGGACCCGTACGACTGCGCGGGTGTGAGCGAGGACGCTGAACTGGACACCTCCGGAGGCTGA
- the ppdK gene encoding pyruvate, phosphate dikinase, which yields MSENKDQKFVYDFTEGNRDLKDLLGGKGANLAEMTNLGLPVPPGFTITTEACKVYLESGTAPAELREEVSAHLAALEAKMGKKLGQSDDPLLVSVRSGAKFSMPGMMDTVLNIGLSDESVKGLASQAGNDRFAWDSYRRLIQMFGKTVLDVDGELFEEALDEAKAAKKVTIDTDLDAADLKKLVTRFKKIVAKQAGREFPQDAREQLDLAVEAVFNSWNTDRAKLYRRQERIPSDLGTAVNICSMVFGNLGPDSGTGVAFTRDPASGHAGVYGDYLQNAQGEDVVAGIRNTVPLADLEAIDKASYDQLMTIMTTLETHYKDLCDIEFTIERGQLWMLQTRVGKRTAGAAFRIATQLVDQGLIDEAEALQRVSGHQLAQLMFPRFDEGAKTALLGRGIAASPGAAVGKAVFDSYTAVKWSRSGEKVILIRRETNPDDLDGMIASEGILTSRGGKTSHAAVVARGMGKTCVCGAEELDVDTKRRRMTVGETVIEEGDVVSIDGSTGKVYLGEVPVVPSPVVEYFEGRMHAGADDADELVAAVHRIMAYADRVRRLRVRANADNAEDALRARRFGAQGIGLCRTEHMFLGERRELVERLILADTDGEREEALSALLPLQKKDFVELFEAMDGLPVTVRLLDPPLHEFLPDITELSVRVALAESRKDHNENDLRLLQAVHKLHEQNPMLGLRGVRLGLVIPGLFKMQVRAIAEAAAERKNAKGDPRAEIMVPLVGTVQELEIVRDEADAVIAEVEAATGTNLKLTIGTMIELPRAALTADQIAEAAQFFSFGTNDLTQTVWGFSRDDVEASFFTAYLEKGIFGVSPFETIDKDGVGSLVRHAAKLGRATRPDLKLGVCGEHGGDPESVHFFHEVGLDYVSCSPFRIPVARLEAGRAAAEAKGSDSR from the coding sequence GTGTCGGAAAACAAAGATCAGAAGTTCGTCTACGACTTCACCGAGGGCAACCGCGACCTCAAGGACCTTCTCGGTGGCAAGGGTGCCAACCTCGCCGAGATGACCAACCTGGGTCTGCCGGTCCCTCCCGGCTTCACCATCACCACCGAGGCCTGCAAGGTCTACCTCGAGAGCGGTACGGCCCCGGCCGAGCTGCGCGAAGAGGTCAGCGCCCACCTTGCCGCCCTCGAGGCGAAGATGGGCAAGAAGCTCGGACAGTCGGACGACCCGCTGCTGGTCTCCGTGCGTTCCGGCGCGAAGTTCTCGATGCCCGGCATGATGGACACCGTCCTGAACATCGGCCTCTCCGACGAGTCCGTGAAGGGCCTCGCCTCCCAGGCCGGCAACGACCGCTTCGCCTGGGACTCGTACCGCCGCCTCATCCAGATGTTCGGCAAGACCGTGCTGGACGTCGACGGCGAGCTCTTCGAGGAAGCCCTCGACGAGGCCAAGGCCGCCAAGAAGGTCACCATCGACACCGACCTCGACGCCGCCGACCTGAAGAAGCTGGTCACCCGCTTCAAGAAGATCGTCGCCAAGCAGGCCGGCCGCGAGTTCCCGCAGGACGCCCGCGAGCAGCTCGACCTCGCCGTCGAGGCCGTCTTCAACTCGTGGAACACCGACCGCGCCAAGCTCTACCGCCGCCAGGAGCGCATCCCGAGCGACCTCGGCACCGCGGTCAACATCTGCTCCATGGTCTTCGGCAACCTCGGCCCCGACTCCGGCACCGGCGTCGCCTTCACCCGTGACCCCGCCAGCGGCCACGCGGGCGTCTACGGCGACTACCTGCAGAACGCCCAGGGCGAGGACGTCGTCGCGGGCATCCGCAACACCGTGCCGCTCGCGGACCTGGAGGCCATCGACAAGGCCTCGTACGACCAGCTCATGACGATCATGACGACGCTGGAGACCCACTACAAGGATCTTTGCGACATCGAGTTCACCATCGAGCGCGGCCAGCTGTGGATGCTCCAGACCCGCGTCGGCAAGCGCACCGCGGGCGCGGCGTTCCGCATCGCCACCCAGCTCGTGGACCAGGGCCTGATCGACGAGGCCGAGGCCCTCCAGCGCGTCAGCGGCCACCAGCTGGCCCAGCTGATGTTCCCGCGCTTCGACGAGGGCGCCAAGACGGCCCTGCTCGGTCGCGGCATCGCCGCCTCCCCGGGCGCGGCGGTCGGCAAGGCCGTCTTCGACTCCTACACGGCCGTCAAGTGGTCCCGCTCCGGCGAGAAGGTCATCCTGATCCGCCGCGAGACCAACCCCGACGACCTGGACGGCATGATCGCCTCCGAGGGCATCCTGACCTCGCGCGGCGGCAAGACCTCGCACGCCGCCGTCGTCGCCCGCGGCATGGGCAAGACCTGCGTCTGCGGCGCCGAGGAGCTCGACGTCGACACCAAGCGCCGCCGCATGACGGTCGGCGAGACGGTCATCGAAGAGGGCGACGTCGTCTCCATCGACGGCTCCACCGGCAAGGTCTACCTCGGTGAGGTACCCGTCGTACCGTCCCCGGTCGTCGAGTACTTCGAGGGCCGCATGCACGCCGGCGCCGACGACGCCGACGAGCTCGTCGCCGCCGTGCACCGGATCATGGCCTACGCGGACCGCGTCCGCCGCCTGCGGGTGCGCGCCAACGCCGACAACGCCGAGGACGCGCTGCGCGCCCGCCGCTTCGGCGCCCAGGGCATCGGCCTGTGCCGCACCGAGCACATGTTCCTCGGCGAGCGCCGTGAACTGGTGGAGCGACTGATCCTCGCGGACACCGACGGCGAGCGCGAGGAGGCACTCAGTGCCCTCCTGCCGCTGCAGAAGAAGGACTTCGTCGAGCTGTTCGAGGCGATGGACGGCCTGCCCGTCACCGTCCGCCTCCTGGACCCGCCGCTGCACGAGTTCCTGCCCGACATCACCGAGCTGTCGGTGCGCGTCGCCCTTGCCGAGTCCCGCAAGGACCACAACGAGAACGACCTGCGCCTGCTCCAGGCCGTGCACAAGCTGCACGAGCAGAACCCGATGCTGGGTCTGCGCGGCGTCCGCCTCGGCCTGGTCATCCCCGGCCTGTTCAAGATGCAGGTCCGGGCGATCGCTGAGGCCGCCGCCGAGCGCAAGAACGCCAAGGGCGACCCGCGCGCCGAGATCATGGTCCCGCTCGTGGGCACCGTCCAGGAGCTGGAGATCGTCCGCGACGAGGCCGACGCGGTCATCGCCGAGGTCGAGGCCGCGACCGGCACCAACCTCAAGCTGACCATCGGCACGATGATCGAGCTGCCGCGCGCCGCGCTGACCGCCGACCAGATCGCCGAGGCCGCGCAGTTCTTCTCCTTCGGCACGAACGACCTGACCCAGACGGTGTGGGGCTTCTCCCGCGACGACGTCGAGGCCAGCTTCTTCACCGCCTATCTGGAGAAGGGCATCTTCGGGGTCTCGCCCTTCGAGACCATCGACAAGGACGGCGTCGGCTCGCTGGTCCGGCACGCGGCCAAGCTGGGCCGGGCCACCCGTCCCGACCTCAAGCTCGGCGTCTGCGGCGAGCACGGCGGCGACCCCGAGTCCGTCCACTTCTTCCACGAGGTCGGCCTCGACTACGTCTCCTGCTCGCCCTTCCGGATTCCGGTGGCGCGCCTTGAGGCCGGCCGTGCGGCCGCCGAGGCGAAGGGCAGCGACAGCCGCTGA
- a CDS encoding ArsR/SmtB family transcription factor → MLRIHFTGVDLARVRMAGRPDALWETILSFHRLRDRRDARLFGEWRTETRSRLNSETRTLGMLIPSRGYFPDFLTPVEGQYGWDVGLDALRGIRSERMRRELQLLGAGAPMTPRLREFMDGGDKQLPRLMGELRAYHRAAVEPYWTHIQAQIEAERAARGRALLDGGADELLDSLPPMLRWRAPVLECDYPVDRDVRLRGRGLLLQPSFFCRRTAVTLHDPELPPVLVYPAAAQLASAPAGGEAARPVEEQRQRTLGKLVGHTRSVVLRAIGDGATTSELARRAGVSLASASQHACVMREAGLVTTLRRGNAVLHTVTPLGAALLKGGAVAS, encoded by the coding sequence GTGCTGCGTATCCATTTCACTGGAGTGGACCTGGCACGCGTACGGATGGCAGGGCGTCCCGATGCGTTGTGGGAAACGATTCTGAGCTTTCACCGCTTAAGGGACCGGCGCGATGCCCGGTTGTTCGGTGAATGGCGTACGGAAACCCGGAGCAGGTTGAATAGTGAAACACGCACGCTCGGTATGCTCATACCGAGTCGTGGTTATTTCCCCGATTTCTTGACCCCTGTGGAGGGGCAGTACGGGTGGGACGTGGGCCTCGACGCGCTGCGCGGGATCCGCTCCGAGCGCATGCGGCGCGAGCTGCAGCTGCTGGGCGCCGGTGCGCCGATGACGCCGCGGCTACGGGAGTTCATGGACGGCGGCGACAAGCAGCTGCCACGGCTCATGGGCGAGCTCCGCGCGTACCACCGGGCCGCCGTGGAGCCGTACTGGACGCACATACAGGCCCAGATAGAAGCCGAGCGCGCGGCGCGCGGCCGGGCCCTGCTGGACGGCGGTGCGGACGAACTGCTGGACTCGCTGCCGCCGATGCTGCGCTGGCGGGCTCCGGTGCTGGAGTGCGACTACCCGGTGGACCGCGACGTACGGCTGCGGGGGCGCGGGCTGCTGCTCCAGCCGTCCTTCTTCTGCCGGCGCACCGCGGTGACCCTGCACGATCCGGAGCTACCGCCCGTGCTCGTCTACCCGGCCGCCGCGCAGCTGGCCTCGGCGCCCGCGGGCGGCGAGGCGGCCCGGCCCGTGGAGGAGCAGCGCCAGCGCACCCTGGGCAAGCTGGTCGGGCACACCCGCTCGGTCGTGCTGCGGGCGATAGGGGACGGAGCGACCACCAGCGAGCTGGCCCGCCGGGCCGGGGTCTCGCTGGCCTCCGCGAGCCAGCACGCCTGTGTGATGCGGGAGGCGGGGCTGGTAACCACGCTGCGGCGGGGGAACGCGGTGCTGCACACGGTGACGCCGTTGGGGGCCGCGCTGCTGAAGGGTGGGGCGGTGGCCTCGTGA
- a CDS encoding alkaline phosphatase PhoX — MERRTFLRGAVIGSSAAAFGGTLMHGAAYAAPAQPGAGPYGALGAADANGIMLPSGFTSRVIARSGQIVSGTSYTWHDAPDGGACFVDGSGWIYVSNSEINPSGGASAVKFNSSGTVTGAYRILSNTRQNCAGGKTPWNTWLSCEEVSLGYVYETDPYGVNAAVQRPAMGRFKHEAAAADPVRQVIYLTEDETSGCFYRFVPTTWGNLSSGTLQVLKAGTATSGSFTWQNVPDPDGSPTATRSQVSGSKKFNGGEGCHYANDTVWFTTKGDNRVWQLNLTNNTYELAYDDSLVPGGAAPLTGVDNVTGSSYGDLYVAEDGGNMEICVITPDDVVAPFLRFTGQSSSEITGPAFSPAGNRLYFSSQRGTSGSSSGGITYEVTGPFRT, encoded by the coding sequence GTGGAACGTCGTACCTTCCTGCGCGGCGCAGTGATCGGTTCGTCGGCCGCCGCCTTCGGCGGCACGTTGATGCACGGGGCCGCCTACGCCGCCCCCGCCCAGCCGGGTGCCGGACCCTACGGGGCGCTCGGCGCGGCCGACGCCAACGGCATCATGCTCCCCAGCGGCTTCACCAGCCGGGTCATCGCCCGCTCGGGCCAGATCGTCAGCGGCACCTCGTACACCTGGCACGACGCCCCCGACGGCGGTGCGTGTTTCGTCGACGGCTCGGGCTGGATCTACGTGTCCAACTCGGAGATCAACCCCTCCGGCGGTGCGAGCGCCGTCAAGTTCAACTCCTCCGGCACCGTCACCGGCGCCTACCGCATCCTGTCCAACACCCGGCAGAACTGCGCGGGCGGCAAGACCCCCTGGAACACCTGGCTGTCCTGCGAGGAGGTCAGCCTCGGCTACGTCTACGAGACAGACCCGTACGGGGTGAACGCGGCCGTGCAGCGGCCTGCGATGGGCCGGTTCAAGCACGAGGCGGCCGCCGCCGACCCGGTGCGCCAGGTGATCTACCTGACCGAGGACGAGACGAGCGGCTGCTTCTACCGCTTCGTCCCGACCACCTGGGGCAACCTCTCCTCCGGCACGCTCCAGGTCCTCAAGGCCGGCACCGCCACCTCCGGCTCCTTCACCTGGCAGAACGTCCCGGACCCCGACGGCTCCCCGACGGCGACCCGCAGCCAGGTCTCCGGGTCGAAGAAGTTCAACGGCGGCGAGGGCTGCCACTACGCCAACGACACGGTCTGGTTCACCACCAAGGGCGACAACCGGGTCTGGCAGCTGAACCTCACGAACAACACCTACGAGCTGGCCTACGACGACTCGCTCGTGCCCGGCGGCGCGGCCCCGCTGACCGGCGTCGACAACGTCACCGGGTCCTCGTACGGCGACCTGTACGTCGCCGAGGACGGCGGCAACATGGAGATCTGCGTGATCACGCCGGACGACGTGGTGGCGCCCTTCCTGCGGTTCACCGGCCAGTCCTCCTCCGAGATCACCGGCCCGGCGTTCTCGCCCGCCGGCAACCGGCTCTACTTCTCCAGCCAGCGCGGTACGAGCGGCAGCTCGTCCGGCGGCATCACCTACGAGGTGACGGGCCCCTTCCGCACCTGA
- a CDS encoding VOC family protein encodes MSATMIFVNLPVKDLDASKAFWSKLGYSFNAQFTDENCASMVISDTIVAMLLTEARYKDFTHKEIADATKTSEVLLCLSAESRTAVDELVDGALAAGATEPRPAQDHGVMYGRAFDDLDGHTWEIMWMDPSMVQG; translated from the coding sequence ATGTCCGCCACCATGATCTTCGTCAACCTGCCGGTCAAGGACCTGGACGCCAGCAAGGCCTTCTGGAGCAAGCTGGGCTACTCCTTCAACGCCCAGTTCACCGACGAGAACTGTGCCTCGATGGTCATCAGCGACACCATCGTCGCGATGCTCCTGACCGAGGCCCGCTACAAGGACTTCACCCACAAGGAGATCGCGGACGCAACGAAGACGTCCGAGGTGCTGCTCTGTCTGAGCGCCGAGAGCCGCACCGCGGTCGACGAGCTGGTGGACGGGGCCCTGGCGGCCGGCGCCACCGAGCCCCGGCCGGCCCAGGACCACGGCGTCATGTACGGCCGTGCCTTCGACGACCTCGACGGTCACACCTGGGAGATCATGTGGATGGACCCGTCGATGGTCCAGGGCTGA
- the nirD gene encoding nitrite reductase small subunit NirD — protein sequence MTVELQVAQGWLTVCELSSLIPGRGVAALLPDGSQAAVFVDRAGRPYAIGNQDPFTGAHVLSRGLVGTAGGRPFVASPLLKQRFDLESGRCLDDEETVVRTYPVRTAVTS from the coding sequence ATGACCGTGGAACTGCAGGTTGCGCAGGGCTGGCTGACGGTGTGCGAGCTGTCCTCGCTCATCCCCGGGCGCGGGGTGGCGGCGCTGCTGCCCGACGGGAGCCAGGCCGCGGTGTTCGTCGACCGCGCGGGGCGCCCGTACGCCATCGGCAACCAGGACCCCTTCACCGGGGCGCACGTGCTCTCGCGCGGGCTGGTGGGGACGGCGGGGGGCCGGCCCTTCGTGGCTTCGCCGCTGCTGAAGCAGCGCTTCGACCTGGAGTCGGGGCGCTGCCTGGACGACGAGGAGACGGTGGTCCGGACCTACCCGGTGCGGACCGCCGTGACCTCGTGA